The Rosa chinensis cultivar Old Blush chromosome 7, RchiOBHm-V2, whole genome shotgun sequence DNA segment actctagaatatatcaaaaagatcatctctgaagatatccacaatactttcctggcagcaggagaaaaaatcattatcactgcttacgatcatcctgacgtagtcagcagtgacttattcctatctcttaccagaagggagatagactcgacactggcatgcttacgatgggtggaaaagcttgaaacagacaaccactacaaaatgtatgttgatacagatgtcgaagataatgcaacaacagtcaggatggcccaggcagataacgactcgtttgtccttggtcacactTCGGAaaccgacgagaacatgtgaagcagcaggtgtagaaaacaccgaaagttcttttggactttttccaaaagcaacttttgcttttcaaaaagcaggtgaaaaacatttcacccgaaagaatctgcttttccccggccgacctccaccagcaggagcactaaggaaagcagaaaatcacggagtcgtactgtacattttgttgtgttgaattttattttgagttccgctccctatataaggagctttagcttctcttagaaggcattcgaaaaaaGAGAGATCAGTCTGATATTAGGAGAGAAAAACATTAGCTCTATATTCGAAAATCTCTAAGatcagtagcagtagcagtccgTCTGTGGACACAGTGTGCTTTCTATTACAAGTAAGTGTTTGTAATTCAGTCATGAGTAGCTAAACAGCTtctagctgtttgcccaagagtgaggctctgggttctgtatctgtatttatgtttgaataaataaattcagtttgtgcccagtactctgtcacaaaaatattttactATTTTTGCATCTATGTTTTGCTAGCAGTAAGCAGTCAGTAAGCAGGAGCAGTctttctattttaaaaaaaaactgacccctatcatactaaggcagcagtgattccgccctggtaGTAGCCGCTtaagacaggaagtcgttaggtgaaattgtggcatgttgaaggctagtccttaggGTGATACTGTGTTTGGTTTGGAAAGGAAATAaataggctgatactgtgtacTGTAAGCTGATAATATGTAAAAAAGCAAAGAAGGTAAAAGGAGAATAGTGtctgtccttaattgtatagtGGAAAAGGTTGTGGCCTTAGTTGtcaaaaaatatgttgtctggTAGTGCTTTGTAGTTAACCCAAAGATTTAATCCAACTCTGAGCAGGACCATGATGACCAACATTGGCAATAACATAAGCTAAAAAATTAGCTTCTCTCTCCACACGCTAGAAAGAAACTGAATTGAGAAAAACGGTCAACTTGAGAATATTTTGAACCACTGATTTGATTGTTCAAGGAGTTCTAATGCAACCAGTTATACTATTAGTCAAAAGGTTGGAGCTAGTGACCTTCAACTTCATCATTGGAAAATCCATGCAACCAAGCAGCATTCAAGCCTGCTCTCAGAGCCATAGCCTCAGTTGTAAGGACATCAGTTGAGCCTAgagctgccacttggtttggtaattaccaaaccgatcgaataccaaccgatattttaggtttggtaaaccgactttttggtaaccgaaaccgataaaaccgaaatcgaaaattaccgaaaaagttggtttggttttggtaaataccaaatttaccgattatctaaatattagctttatatactatgattttcaatacacatacatgtatattaaaaaataaacataaaagttttcaaaatagtatgaacattactcaatgtattttgagtaacctagtccaaaatggttaaataacctagttttattgaaaatagataaaatttgatgtcatatatacaaaagaaagctatgatTAGTAGATAAATACGAAGTTTAcggttataaaattgaaaaacctaattttgttcattctaatttatattacaaagaattagttgttctaaagttggtaataccgaaaaccgaaataccgaatttggtagatatgattaaaaaccgaaaattttggttggtaattggtagctcaattttgaaattgaaatctttggttttgaaattggtaatacctataaccgattctaaccgaccgagtgacagccttACTTGAGCCTAAGTGAGAGTCATGGGACTCCTTGGTTTAACCATCTAGTTAAAGGAGTTTAAGAATATCACTCGAATTTGGTAGAGACTATGCAagagtgtgaaaaaaaaaaaattaagagacCAATAAGAAATAACAACAAGTTTTATGGGCGAATAACATTAATCCAGACCACCATGTGTGATGTGTATCATGATCTAGGACCATGTTATAATTTTCTTCATGGGTCGGGACCGAGACGGTGTTATAATTTCCCTTTCATAGATCAATAGAATTGTAATATTTTCACGTAGACTTTATTACCATTggtgaatttattttttatttttttactaaagcgtcaatcaacaacaaaatattattttGTGGATCGGTACTCCGAACCACGATACACTAGTGATCCGACGAAGAAGGGTGGGTGAAAGAGGTGGCTTACTGGCTTTTGGTCTTGACAATTGACATTACGGCTTTGGAAGGTAAAGTTGGAAAATTCAAAAGATAAAAAATGTACCGAATAAATAAGAAAGTGAGAGTCCCAATACAAAGTAAGAGTGGTGTGGGtagaatttaatcaatttatgtgtGAAAGACGATTGACTCTCGTAAATTCTTGAAGGAAAAACGAAGACCCTTgacccctcctcctcctctctttcCCTCCAAAACCATATGACTCAACCACTCTCTCTCATGGTTTGTGGAAGACGACGATCCTCCTCGGATCTCAGTCGCCGCGATGAAATAGAGGACAACAATCCAAGCATATCGCAGCTGGTCTCGGCGCTGCGGGACGCGTTTCAGGAGGCCGAGTTCGACAGAATCGAAGCGGCCTTAGTCGCCAGAGAGGCCGACCTGAAGCGGCGGAACGAGATTCTGAAGGAGAAGGTCGAGTTGGGCCTGCTGGACCGGCTCAAACTGGCCCAAGATCTCGAGGCTCTGAAGGAGAGTAGGCCGCCGGAGAAGGTGAAGGAGGAGGACAAAGAGGTAATTTCGCAGCTGCGGAGGAAGAACAATCGATTAGAGATGGAAAAATCGAGGCTTGATCGTGAGTATGAGGCGCTGGAGAGCCGAATTTTGGGTTTAGAGGATGATACTACGAAATTGGTGAATGAAATGCTTCTGGGTTCAGGTAGAAATGAAGGAACGATTATGAGAGACAATGGCGGTGTTTTAAATTTGGAGAATGTGTTTGAGTGTTTGATTGAGAATCAGGCAAACGGAAATCTGCAAATTTCAGGTATTTAGGGTTTTGTATTTTGGATAATTCCTGGGTTCTTTCTATGAACCTCTAAGGTTCATTTTTCACTTTAAAGTTTTCATGATCCATCCGTTCATGTGTTTATAATACTTTATCAAAGAAATTAGAGATcttttggtcactcaattatataaaataaaacataatgATAGTAATTGTTGCCGGGAACGGTCTATTTGTTTGATGCAATTGAATGGTTAAATGATCTTCAATTTCATTGACTTTTTTGTGGAGATGGAGATAGTTTATAAAGAAGTTTTAATGTACGAAACGGTTGGATTGTGAGATTATAAGCTGAAAATATGTTGACCGCAATGGGAGGTGAATTCTTAGGTTCGCCTAAGGGGTCAACCCAAgaattattcttttttctttttatgtgtTATAAGTTTGTAGCTGTTGGCTAATTGGGTATAGGGGTTGAATTTTTCTTAAAGCAGGGGAAGCAAAGCTAGACCGAGTGATTGAGAAACAGAGGGAGGAGTATGCAACACTTGAGAAAAGGCATAAGTTTGAGATGGAGAAAATGCTAAAAGTTGAGAATGAGTTTGCAGCCCTCAAGAGAAAACACCAGCTTCAGCTGGAGGAAAAAGACAAGGTTGAGAATGAGCTGAAGGCTTGCCGGGTAGAGATTGAGGGGCTCAAAGTTGAGAATGAGgtgaagaagttgaaggaaGTGCTAAAGGCAGTCGAGGAAAATCATAAGAGCGAGTATAAAGCACTCGAGCAAAAGCACCAATCTCACCTTCTGGAAGTTGAGAATGAGTTAAAGCGCTGCAAAGCCGAGCTTCAGGGATTAAAGGAGGAGCAAAGTACCTCAGATGAGAAGTATCAGCAGCTTCTGGAGGAGGTGAATAAGCACAGGAAAGAGGAGGATGAAGTGGTCAATTTCGATCCCCAAAGGCAGAGCAAGGAGGTGGAGAGTGAGCCTAATGTGGTATTGGAGGACGAAATCTCTCGGTTAGATAAGTTTAGGAATGCAAAGCATCTTGGTTCAAAAAACATGGATAAGAGAAGCAAAAATAGTGGAATGCCAGATGGTAGTAGAAAACAGAAGTGTATTGTAACCCCTAACCATGTCATAAATGTAGAGAATGATTTTTGTGGTTCTGTGCCAGCGAGTACTTCCCCTCGAGGAAACAGTGTTCGAAATTCAGGTATTAGAAGTTGATATATTCATATAAATCTATGCTAATTTTTTGCTCTTAGCTTCTTGACTGTGGTGCATACATTCTGCTTAAGCTTTATATGGCATAAATGAGTCTCTGGAATTGTAATTAAGTACCTTGCTTAACTGGTAGTCAATTGCCATTTCCTAAATGTTTGAATATCCAAAAGAGGacagttgatatatatatatatatatatatatatatatatatatatatattgaaaggaAAATGTGCCGTGGACGGCACaattgatatatttttaattgtaactagtgttgttgttgttgtagtaGTTTTTCTTAGTTACTCCTCGTCTTCATTAAGAGCTAGAATGACTTATTATGCAGAAcatttttgatttgatttataaTAATCATCAGGGAGGGAAGGAGGGAGGGAGGTCTTTACAGCTTATATCACAACAGGTTCGGAGATATTCCCTTAAAAGGAATTAGTAGGGAGGTCCTTACAACCTATATCACAATAGTTTTGGAGATATTCCCTTCAAAGACATTCCTTGCATTTAGATTGACAATGaaactttgtttcttttgaaATTGTTTTGCTAATCCCTTGGTGACACTTGACAATTTCACATGAATTCCATACCAGGTACTTCTAAATCTTCAAATGCAGACACCATTCTGCTTAGCGATAGCGATGATGATTGTGCTCctgcaaaacagaaaaattttggGCTCAAAAGAAAACGAGCTTCATCTCCAAATGCTAGTAACAATAACAATGGTGGTCACAATTTCAAACGAGAGAGTTTCCCGACCTCTGAGAATAAGCAAAGCTGGATGCTGGGCCGTTGTGACTCTCTAGTTGGTGGCTATGGAATACAAAATAACCCACCGAATCGTGACCAAGAGACCTTAAGACCATCTGAAGAAAAAGTAGGGGAACAGAAACCTCCTGCAAAGGTGAATGGCGAGTCTGATTCCAGTTCTGCATCTATGTTCAGTTCTGATGATTCGGAGGATGACGATGACATCAATCTTGACTCAATGATGCTGTTCACAACAAACAGATCATGAGAGGTAATAAAAAATGGCATTTATGGTTGCTTGAGGCATTTGAGAATGCTGTATCTGTTATTGAGCTTCAAGTAACTTGCTGTCTTCTTTTTATGCTAGTACTGACTATATCAAATTGGATTAGAAAGGTATCCTTCCATTTCTtttagtcatttttttttttcatttttagataGTGAACCCCAAATAAATGTCTGCATGCTttgataaaataataataagaataagaacaagaacaagaacaacaacaacaacatttaaACAGTCCTTAGTTGCTCTAGGTATATCACTCAAAGAAACCTGTGATGCTTATGAGCTGCTAAATGGGAAGTGAAGAAAAAAACAGTTGGTATATAGAACTTACATATGTATAAAATTATACATATTAAGTAAGACTTGTTTTTAGATAAATTGAAGTTGTTATATTACTGTGACTTGTGAtgtttatataatattttgtcTAGATCCTTATATAGTTATACCATTAGCAGTAATTTTCCTGGTTAATGAGAGCAGCAATTCATAAAAACCTTGAGTTCGTAAGTGATAAAAAGCACGTTTGGATCTAGAGGAGGCTCAGGGCTCGCAACCTATTATTCTCAACAAGATAACTATATTATCGCCTTCTATTTAAGTTTCTCATGTTTTGTCTCCTTTATAGAGAGTGGTATTGTTGATCAGTGAACCGTACTTGCAATTACTCTTTTTAGTAAAATTCTACCTTTTCAGATGGCTGCATGGGAACTACTTTGGTTCAGTTTCTTAGAGCTCGGGGACAGACAACACAGAGTAAAAGATCTGTCAAGGAGTTGTAGCATGACGTAAATGATCTTTTTGAGTTGTGACTGCAAGTACTCTGAACGTACTGTTCTTTTGGAGATTCTCTTAGAGAAGAGATCCTGCTTTTTAAGTTCTCAAAATGGAATACAAGCCTGCTGCTATGCAAAGCATTTTGGATGATGGAGTATAACATGGGTAATCATATTGCagatgatatttttgaaaattcTGCAAAGACTGCAATTTCTGAACTGCTTGCAGAGTTTTATGTAGATAGTTGAATGTATAGTATAGAAGTTGAGCCTGATCCCTCCTAACTAGGCTGGTGCATTAACATGTCAACTGGTTCAGCTGGTCAAATTACTTGTTTTATGGGATGAAAAATAATGTTATCCTTTGTAAATTGGTTTTTAGTTTCAATCATCTAGAAAACTTGACAAGGTATAGGGATGCAATTGCAAAAAAACAGGTTAGTCATGTTTTTGGTGCAAGCACATATGTTCTCCTTTAGCCAATTTTGTGCTAAAGGAGTAATGGGGTATATGGTGCAAGCACAAGATCAGTTGCTTGTGTTTCAATTTAGCTAACTTTTTAACCAATATGCACGTATCGATCTCTACTTTTAACTGATTTTATAGATGTGTTTTACCTTAATagatttatgtttttgttttactCTTTCGGCGCACAATGCTGCATTGGTTAATAAGTATGGTACAAGAAATTGGTTAAATTGAAACTCGTGAGATAATCCCAAATAGATTGAGAGGTGAAAATGAGGCGGATTAAATTAGGCCAAGTTCCATAGAACACAACAATAAATAAACATACTGAACATGGTACGACTGCAATTTTTGCCGAAAAACTGTGTCAGTGCATGAGTTCAAGGTCTCCCGCCCCTTCTTCATTTTCAACTAAAATTTTACACACCATCTGGTGTATAGATAGACGCTCTATGTTACAAAACCCGTCGGGgtttaagcaaaaaaaaaatctaattccGATTGCTTCAATTATTCTTAAGTTGGAATTAAATCTAATGACAGCTGAGCACGAttaattgaaaaataaattgaGTAGGTGAACATGATTagatgtatatatacatatttactcAAATTAGATCGATGTGATTTGCCTTATACAGGAAATATAAGCTAAGAGCATAGCGATGGAGATGGTAAATCCTTAATACTCTTGAACGCGAAAAGGGCACTGAATAGATATCGATGTAGAAACTTGACCCAGGTCAGAGAATGGGAATAGGGCTGCGTTCCGACCTTGTTCCTCTTCTCTCGCCCTGTTCAATATTTGTAGGTTAGACCTGATTTTAAATACTgcatttttcttcaattttaacaaaatggATTATTTCTAACACATTTTTACTTGAATTGGATTAAATCTAGTTATAAATCTACTCAATAGTCAAGAACTCAAGACTTCAATAAGCGACTCTATGCTATTTTGAATGTAAAGGCAAACCGCGTGCGTTCTTCTCCGGTTTGCCAACCATGAAACACAGGATAAGgagttaagggaaaaaaaaggtaATAAATCTAGGAAAAATTTAGAAACCTATTAATTGGTACACGACACTGCCAATCCCCTTCTTCACAAGTCTTTCCAACTTCTTTCATAAACCGACGAAGATACACTCACTATCTCACTCATTCCCTCAAAAACCTTAAACTCATCACTCTGTGTCTCTATCTCCACTCTTCACCTACCTCCTCCGCCGTAATCGTCGGCGTCCGCCGTCGCTACACATTTCTCaacagactctctctctcatggCTTTTAGAAACCAACCCGATGAGACGCAAAGCATTTCGCTGCTGGTTTCGAAGCTGCGAGATGCGGGACATGATTCGGATGTCGATCAAGTCGAGGAGAAGTTGGTCGTGAGAGAAATGAGATTGAAGAGAGATCATGAGAAGCAGATGCAGGAGTGGGAGGAGAAGCTTCAATCTGAGAGGGTGGAGAGGCTGAAGGTGGAGGATGAGATGAGGGTTTGGAAGGAGAGGTATGAGAAGCTTCAATCTAAGAGGGTGGAGAGGCTGAATAAGGTGGAGGATGAGATGAGGGTTTGGAAGGAGAAGTATGAGAAGCTTCAATCTGAGAGGGTGGAGAGGCTGAAGGTGGAGGATGAGATGAGGGTTTGGAAGGAGAAGTATGAGAAGCTTCAATCTGAGAGGATGAAGAGGCTGAAGGTGGAGGATGAGATGAGGGTTTGGAAGGAGAAGTATGAGAACCTTCTGGAGAAGGCGAAGAGACGGAGGGTGGACGCTGATGAACAGTTAATTTTGAAGCTTAAGAGGAAGAACAAGATACTGCACAGGAAGAATATGAAGCTGTTGAGGGAGTTGGAGAGTGCTATGTCGAAGTTGGCggatgaaaatcagaaaatgatGAACATTTGGGGTATAAATACTGGAGGAAGGACTGATAATGGTGAAGGTAGGACCGATAAGGGTGTTGAAGAATCTGCTCCTGTCCTAGAGTTGGAGAGAGGGTTTGATTCTGCTCAAGTGACTGAAGGAAAAAGAGATCCGAAAAAAATCATCAGGTGTATATTAGATTTGCATTTTGATAATCTGATTTTAATTGGTAGATGTGTTGTTTGTATGTTTAATATATTCAGGgatgaacttgctagctagccCTTTTGTGAAACTGTGAATTTTCAATTGCCTAGTTTTGAACTGTGAAAGAGGAGTAGAAGTCTGTTGGAAGAAGTGACCAAGGTTAGAGCTATATATGTTCGTAGGTTAGAATCAAGTTTGTGAGTGTCACTTAGGTTATGAGCAATGTTTTAAAATACTAAAGCGTAATCTGAGGCGGCTTGGGAGAGCCTTacgatataattttttttatgtatatATAACATATGAGGCAGAGAACCATAAACACTAGTGCTGAGGCTTTGAATTTGTTTAAGAACCCTAACCATTTGGAAGTCCGGTGGCTTGGATTCATCGACTTGAGGGGTCAAGCTGGAGCTAGCCAGTTTTGATCGTTAGTTTGGGTAACTAGAATAGGGCAGAATATCAGCTAGCGTGCATGTACATAAGGGTAGCCAAAGTAAGGCAACTATTCGGGTCCACACATTCAACCCGCCTGATGTGTATCCTATCATATGACGTGAATGCATACGGTAGGAAGCTGCGAATTCATATCCTCTTTTGTAAATTTAGTAGTTCATCTCACGTGAATGAAATTTAAAATATATTGCATATGTGGTAGGCCAAATGAGGCAACTGTATGTCTCGggcctatatattcatctcatCTTATGTATGTTATGGCGTGAATGCATACAGTGAGAAGCTGCAAATTCATACTCTCTTATGTAAATTTAGTAGGTTATCTCATGTGAATGAAATTTAAAATGAGGCAACCGTCTCTCTGACCCTCAAATATAACCATTATATTATTTCGTGAAAAGACGTATATAAATCAGGAAAATTCTAGTGTacttgtgggtatctcatacccacgtGGCCACgtacatttacaaaagtgacaacaaatttgttgtcagagttgtaatgttgagtcatattttgtgtaatattaattctaataatggtaattacacctcttacgacattgttacaagcttttgaacaaattcattgtcaatattgtaatttttgtttaattatatgtaaatagtgtaaatgaatatgataacttttgttctcaatgttgtaattttggttcaaataattgtaattctttgttcaaatagttgtaaatgagtgtatgagatacccacaagtATTATAGCTTGTCTCTATAAATCAACTAATCAA contains these protein-coding regions:
- the LOC112179908 gene encoding synaptonemal complex protein 1 isoform X1, translating into MTQPLSLMVCGRRRSSSDLSRRDEIEDNNPSISQLVSALRDAFQEAEFDRIEAALVAREADLKRRNEILKEKVELGLLDRLKLAQDLEALKESRPPEKVKEEDKEVISQLRRKNNRLEMEKSRLDREYEALESRILGLEDDTTKLVNEMLLGSGRNEGTIMRDNGGVLNLENVFECLIENQANGNLQISAGEAKLDRVIEKQREEYATLEKRHKFEMEKMLKVENEFAALKRKHQLQLEEKDKVENELKACRVEIEGLKVENEVKKLKEVLKAVEENHKSEYKALEQKHQSHLLEVENELKRCKAELQGLKEEQSTSDEKYQQLLEEVNKHRKEEDEVVNFDPQRQSKEVESEPNVVLEDEISRLDKFRNAKHLGSKNMDKRSKNSGMPDGSRKQKCIVTPNHVINVENDFCGSVPASTSPRGNSVRNSGREGGREVFTAYITTGTSKSSNADTILLSDSDDDCAPAKQKNFGLKRKRASSPNASNNNNGGHNFKRESFPTSENKQSWMLGRCDSLVGGYGIQNNPPNRDQETLRPSEEKVGEQKPPAKVNGESDSSSASMFSSDDSEDDDDINLDSMMLFTTNRS
- the LOC112179908 gene encoding synaptonemal complex protein 1 isoform X3 codes for the protein MTQPLSLMVCGRRRSSSDLSRRDEIEDNNPSISQLVSALRDAFQEAEFDRIEAALVAREADLKRRNEILKEKVELGLLDRLKLAQDLEALKESRPPEKVKEEDKEVISQLRRKNNRLEMEKSRLDREYEALESRILGLEDDTTKLVNEMLLGSGRNEGTIMRDNGGVLNLENVFECLIENQANGNLQISAGEAKLDRVIEKQREEYATLEKRHKFEMEKMLKVENEFAALKRKHQLQLEEKDKVENELKACRVEIEGLKVENEVKKLKEVLKAVEENHKSEYKALEQKHQSHLLEVENELKRCKAELQGLKEEQSTSDEKYQQLLEEVNKHRKEEDEVVNFDPQRQSKEVESEPNVVLEDEISRLDKFRNAKHLGSKNMDKRSKNSGMPDGSRKQKCIVTPNHVINVENDFCGSVPASTSPRGNSVRNSGTSKSSNADTILLSDSDDDCAPAKQKNFGLKRKRASSPNASNNNNGGHNFKRESFPTSENKQSWMLGRCDSLVGGYGIQNNPPNRDQETLRPSEEKVGEQKPPAKVNGESDSSSASMFSSDDSEDDDDINLDSMMLFTTNRS
- the LOC112179908 gene encoding synaptonemal complex protein 1 isoform X2 — encoded protein: MTQPLSLMVCGRRRSSSDLSRRDEIEDNNPSISQLVSALRDAFQEAEFDRIEAALVAREADLKRRNEILKEKVELGLLDRLKLAQDLEALKESRPPEKVKEEDKEVISQLRRKNNRLEMEKSRLDREYEALESRILGLEDDTTKLVNEMLLGSGRNEGTIMRDNGGVLNLENVFECLIENQANGNLQISGEAKLDRVIEKQREEYATLEKRHKFEMEKMLKVENEFAALKRKHQLQLEEKDKVENELKACRVEIEGLKVENEVKKLKEVLKAVEENHKSEYKALEQKHQSHLLEVENELKRCKAELQGLKEEQSTSDEKYQQLLEEVNKHRKEEDEVVNFDPQRQSKEVESEPNVVLEDEISRLDKFRNAKHLGSKNMDKRSKNSGMPDGSRKQKCIVTPNHVINVENDFCGSVPASTSPRGNSVRNSGREGGREVFTAYITTGTSKSSNADTILLSDSDDDCAPAKQKNFGLKRKRASSPNASNNNNGGHNFKRESFPTSENKQSWMLGRCDSLVGGYGIQNNPPNRDQETLRPSEEKVGEQKPPAKVNGESDSSSASMFSSDDSEDDDDINLDSMMLFTTNRS